The Telopea speciosissima isolate NSW1024214 ecotype Mountain lineage chromosome 11, Tspe_v1, whole genome shotgun sequence genome includes the window TTATTATAACACTTGTGAAATCCGTCTCAACTAATCTAACCTGTAGGTAGAGAAACTTGGGATTTATTAGTCCACAAATATTTGGGTCCACTGCTAactttgccacatggcaaatatCTGAGCCATTAAAATAAGTTTGACGATAATTTTCATGCACGTGCACGACTTGCATAGAGTACAGTTGGAAGGATATAAATGCCCATCCAAAATGTCCACATTCCCCTGCCCCCTTATAAAGAAATGTTTGATGGTAGAATCTCTCGTGCACGAGTCTTGTCCCCATTATGTTTATTCTTAAATGTAACCCATTCTAGAATTATTTTGGTTTCTCAAAATATTTTAAccattcaattatttatttagaAACCATTAATGACAAGAAAAGCCATTTCCCTCATATTTATAAAAGGGAGGGGGGATTCTTCCCTTCAAGAGGTCATGCCCTTTATAATTCTCATAACTTATGTATGtacctctctcttttctcatcCACTTCCAATGTAGGAGTAGTAAGCATTACACACAAATGAATTGTCCAAAAGTAAAACCCAAGAAACtaagggcctgcatgataacattatatttctctatttctttgtttttttgttcctatgaacaaaaaataagagaaatccaTTTGTTGACActggttcattttttggttcttGAAAATGAattgggacaaaaaaaaaattgttgagaaatagaaggaaaaaaagtttcAATTTAAAGCTTCTATCTCccagaaataaaaggaagaaacaaaggaagctgggtgggtggggggggtgggAGTTGCTCTTTAAAGAGAAATTTGATGGACAAAACAAGGGAGTTGCTCTTTAAAGAGAAATTTGATGGACAAAacaataatttcatgttcaaattAAAACACTAcctccaatgcaacttcaaccaccaccaccaccaccaccaccacctccatctccatctccacctccacctccacctacACCACTACTGCCACCTCtatcactaccaccaccacctccaccactgccaccaccaccaccaccaccaccaccacctccaccaccgtcgccaccacctccactgccaccacatccaccactactaccaccaATGCCACCATCGCCACGACCAccaccttcaccaccaccaccaccaccaccacctccacctccacctccacctccacctccacctccacctctgccaccgccgccacctcctttgccactgccaccaccaccaacaccgcCACCACGGCCACCATTGCCCCCACCACCAATATcgccgctaccaccaccaccaaaaccGCCACCACGTCCACCTTCAccaatttttttggtatttaatgatattttttaaGTTGTACAGAATTTCTAGAAACAGAAATGATTGTGCATAACAAAcgtgtttctatttcttttctaactacgaaatagaaattattatgCGTTATCAAACgtatttttttaccaaaaaatttgaCCTAGTAACAGAAATATAAAAAGTGGCCTAGAAATAGAAATGTTATCATACAATCCTTAAAAGAACAAATTTTTTGTGGGAGGGAAAACCAAattttcaaaagaagaaaaaaaaagatattttgaaACCCGACCGTTAATAACCATTTAATACAACACGTGCGTCCGCTGAGCATATGTGCAACAGAGAACTGGGGGATTCGTATTTGGCTTGAGCTAGTCCATACAAACTAGGGATCAATTACATGGGCCAAAGCAGGCCCACCCATCGCCATTAGCCCGTGACAACTCATCTTCTGAGCATCGTCCAAGACTTTTAATGGTCATCGATGGCCTACCATCCCATATGTAACACCAAAAAATTTAAGACCCTCTTTCACTAAATCTTCCTTCATGCTTTTTTAGTAGTGGGCTTCATGGGCCTCTTTCTTGATGTTTATATACTCATTTTGAACTATACAACAATAGATTCCATAATTGAAGCCAAGCAAGCTCAAGTCTCAACAAGTTACCTCTCTCTAAAGCTTCATATCTAAAACTTCCTTTGCCTTCAACAACTCTTTTCATCCCTTTCCTCTTGAAGCCTTCCATGGAAAGAAGAAAGCCTAACACAAGCATAGAAGAATTGGATTTCGTGAAAGCCACGGCATGGACGTGGTACCAACAAGGATCAGGCTCATTGGAAGGGAAACCGGTTCGTGAATTCAATCTCATGAGGACATGGAGAGCCCCGGGACCGTCTCGATACAAGCTAGAAGGGGCAAGGATGGCCGATGAACACACGCCGGaaggatcatcatcatcatcatcattatcatcaagGTCACCAAGCATAAGTTTAAGTCCATCTCACATAAACAATTCTCTACTTGATCCATATGAAGTTGGGAGGATCTCTAAGCATCTTGAGTATCTCTTAAAGTCTAATAGTGGTAACTATTATAGCGATTCTTATGCCGGAAATCGACATGGGTCGTCATCGCCGGAGAataggaagaacaagaagaagaagaagagcaagagATTGATTAATATTGGGTTGTTGGTAAGGCAGAGAGGGATATGTGGTTCAAGGGGAGATGTGGTGGAAGGAATAATGCTTGGTGGGAGAAGGTTTCCACAGTATGGTTCGGTCAATATTGGATTGGCCACCAAGTGCCGGCCAAGAGCCAAAGATGGCGAGTGAAGTGAATTATTGGTATGTTTTGGTTTGCTTGTTGTCGTCTCCTTATGGCTAAATTTTGTATGTAAATAATAAGAATGATGGCTTTTGCTATACTTGTTTGTATCTCCTTGAGCTACCTGACATTATATGATACAAACAAGATTAATTACAAGAATATGTATATGCTGTGGGGACCTATTTTCTATTGATTTGATGCATGTGAGAAATCATTTCCAAATTAATTGCATATTTATAAATCGTTTGGTAACTTTGTATTTGCATCTTAATCTACTTTTTTGTGTGGAGTTCGAATCTTCTACCCGTATGTGGAGAGTAATAcgaatattttcaaattttaaatgtcAAATATCTACTTTGAAATTAATGAGGGCGTACAATGTTTACCTGATATGTGTCATaggaatgtgggtcccactattaatttattaatttttattcatcaCCTTAACACGTGGCATGTGCGTATTCActtcacgtacgtgaagattCTTTGGACTCGAAAATAGTCAAGTTTCCTATTGAAGATCCACTTTTATTGATCATTCAAACTAACATTTTAGGTTGGTCTTGACCTCCCTTAAACTTGAATGTGAGTCTCTCTATTTTTAGTAATAGAATCAACAGTTGTTTAAAATTCTTTAGGTTTTCAATGTTTCGAATTTGGCGAAACATTTTAAGGATCTACTTTTTCCATTTGATTATTGTGTTTAGAATCCTTAGACATTTTATTGTTGCTCTTAGGTTTAACAATATGGGAGATACATAATTTTTTCCGTGCTTCCATGGTTGCTTCTCTCAGGGCAGgagtggggtggggtggggtggggtggggtggggcgGGGCGGGGCGATGCAGGGGGTCAAGGTTGCAAGGGTTGAGGCGATGGTGATAGCGGCAGTAGTTGGGAGGTGGAGATGAGGGGGCAGATTTGAGAGggataaatttgaaaatttagaTCATTTTAGAGAAAGAGGcacacaaacatcacttttcaaaaattgggCAGCTGAGGTAAAATTTACccataaattgtaaagcataacctcaaggccgggccgggctgggctgggcttaacccgaggcctcaaccttggcccagtCCGATCCTAATCTcgggcctgaaaatttcaatccTAACCCGACCTCAAGGTTAAAAAgtccagcccaaaccctgttCAAGCTCAAGtcggccaaacttacaccccttaTGGTGAGGGAGATAATAACACTTAGAATCATCATCTATAGTGTCAAGGATGTCCTATATTTATAAAGGAGACATGCCCACCGGAATACCTTACCAAAAGAGCTCAAAGGATGTGTCTCTCTAAGAGAGAAGATATTGAAAACTAGCCATTGCTGGTGTCTAATGCATTCTAGGTAGCGTGTAACACAATAGTACTAACGCTGATGATGCATTAGATGAAGTTCATATGATAGTAAAAAGAAATTTAGAAACAAGTCCGGTCCGACAGCCAACAAAAGGAGAATCCACACACATAAAAGGCATCGTCATGCCACGCCCCAATTCAACTTGTGGTACACAAGCGAGTGTatgaaaaaaacc containing:
- the LOC122646512 gene encoding uncharacterized protein LOC122646512; amino-acid sequence: MERRKPNTSIEELDFVKATAWTWYQQGSGSLEGKPVREFNLMRTWRAPGPSRYKLEGARMADEHTPEGSSSSSSLSSRSPSISLSPSHINNSLLDPYEVGRISKHLEYLLKSNSGNYYSDSYAGNRHGSSSPENRKNKKKKKSKRLINIGLLVRQRGICGSRGDVVEGIMLGGRRFPQYGSVNIGLATKCRPRAKDGE